A region from the Aegilops tauschii subsp. strangulata cultivar AL8/78 chromosome 5, Aet v6.0, whole genome shotgun sequence genome encodes:
- the LOC141022883 gene encoding uncharacterized protein produces MSLILYAGGSGSSLPQPVPMLTGENYTAWAIKVEANLDAAGLWEAVVVPEDAAAAVIAKKDKPARAYLLGALAEDLLLQVASKKTAAEVWSSLKARFVGADRVRAARLGTLRGEFEMLRMAEGDTLDGFADKLSGMAARYAGLGSTLDAAAMVKKLLDSVPDRLYMAVAGIE; encoded by the coding sequence ATGTCGCTCATTCTGTACGCCGGCGGATCGGGCAGCTCACTGCCGCAGCCGGTGCCGATGCTCACCGGTGAGAACTACACCGCGTGGGCAATCAAAGTCGAGGCCAATCTCGACGCGGCTGGGCTGTGGGAGGCGGTGGTGGTGCCggaggacgcggcggcggcggtgatcgCCAAGAAGGACAAGCCGGCGCGGGCTTACCTACTCGGGGCGCTCGCGGAGGATCTGCTGCTCCAGGTGGCGTCCAAGAAGACGGCGGCGGAGGTGTGGAGTAGCCTCAAGGCGAGGTTCGTCGGGGCGGACCGAGTCCGGGCGGCACGGCTGGGCACTCTCCGAGGGGAGTTTGAGATGCTGCGCATGGCAGAGGGCGACACGCTGGATGGGTTCGCCGACAAGCTCAGCGGCATGGCGGCGCGCTACGCGGGACTCGGGTCGACGCTGGACGCCGCCGCGATGGTGAAGAAGCTCCTCGATTCTGTGCCGGATCGCTTGTACATGGCGGTTGCCGGAATCGAGTAG